In Klebsiella aerogenes, the DNA window AGAGCTGAAGAAAACTGCTGGGCCGTACTGAGTAATGCGCTGCCCATTCCCGCGTGTATGACAGGAACTTGCCTCAGGGAAAAACCCATCAACACCGGTAAAATCAGTCCATTTCCACAACCTGTCGTGATCACTGCCGCAAGCAGGAACCAGACCGGGGATACGGTAAATAACGTCCCCCAGGCAGCCATGCCGAGCCCCGCAGCGGTGACACAACAGCCGATAAAAATAGCCAGCGACTGATGCCCGGCAGCCCACCGGCGAAACAGAAGAGAAGACATAATAAATGCCACTCCGGAGGGAACAAATACCAGCCCGGCCAGGAACGGGGACAATGTCAGCCCCCTCTGCAGTACATTGGTTAACAGAAAAATAAAGCTGGAGAAGTAGAGCATAAAGATACAAATGGCGAGCAGGCCACGCCAGAGTGAAGGGATCCGGAAAAGACGGATATCGATAACCGGGTCTCCACTTTGACGCAGCAGGCGCCATTCATGTGAAAGGGTGATGGCAAGCAGTATCAGTCCCGAACTGGCCAGCAAAGCAGGCACTACCCATTCGCGACGATGACCGTAAATCAGAAAAGCTCCAATAATCAGCCCGAATGCGCCCGCCAGTCCCAGGGTTCCCGGAATATCGAATTTTCGTGAACGATGTCCTGATCCTGATGGCAGGAGACGCCAGGCTATGCAGGCAACCAGCAACCCAAGCGGAACCGTGACCAGGAAGATCCAGCGCCAGCCCAGTTCAAAGGCATTCCAGGTCACCAGCGCACCACCGGCAAACTGGCCCAGCACAGACCCCAGGCCTGTCGCAGCGCCGTACCACCCCATTGCCGGAAGGCGTTCATCTGCCGGCAGACTGGTAGTGAGTAAAGCAAGAACCTGGGGGATCATCAGACCTGCGGCACCTCCCTGTAATAACCGGGCGGTAATCAGAATTAATCCGTTCGCGGACAGGGCGCACAGCAGAGTGGTCAGAGAAAAAGCCAGCATCCCCAGAACATAAATACGTCGGTATCCATAAAGATCACCCAACCGCCCCCCGGTTATCAGGGAAGCCGCGAATGTAAAAGCGTAGCCAGCCACAACCAGCTCCAGACTGGCATCGGAGATATCAAGAGAATGCTGAATAGAGGGGGCAGCAACATTAACAACAAACAGATCGAATTGTCCGAGAAAAGCGCCGATCAGCACAATAAACAGAAAGAGGGGCGTCGGTATCTGAAAACGATTAGGCATGTATGGATCCCTTTTTACAGCAGATGAAGAGTGACATGCAGGGTGTTTCTTCTCTTTATTCCGGGGAGAATATTTCTGCAGAAACGAAAAACAGGCACCTGTCGGGTGCCTGTTAAGTTCAGTGGTACAAAAGTTACACGACATCCGGGATTTGTTGCTCAGGATCCGCTGCCGCCAGGATCTCGTCGCGACTCCCTTTTGGCGGATAAATCCATACGGTGTTGATTTGTTTTTTCAGATCTCCAGCCACCGCACCGGTCAGTTTAACTTCTCGTTCCCAGCCTTCGCTGTATACAGCACCCCATGGCCCCAGAGCGAGGCAGGTGACATACTTCGGTTGTGAATAAGGGATAGGTTTCACACCGAGCAAATCGGCCGCCACATTATGGCCAGCAGAACGACCAAGGAAGTTAGCGTGCTGACAGGACATCATCGCATAGTTTCCTTCATCATCGGTGGCGGCCAGCGCGCAGTCACCGGTGGCGAAAATGGTGTTCAGGCCTTTCACCTTCAGGTTACGGTCAACATGGAGACGCCCGAAATTATCGCGCTCTGCCGGTACCTGCGCGGTCAACTGGCTGGCGCGGGCACCGGCAGTCCAGATAACGGTGTCGGTGCTGATAAATTCGCCATTTTCCAGTCTGACACCCTGTTCACTGACCTCAGCCACACCCGCCCCCATCTTCCAGCTGACACCCAGTTCTGTCAGCGCTTCAATAATCACCGGACGTGGACCTTCCCCCAGACCCGCACCGACTTCACTGTTGCGATCAACAAGAATGACCCGGGCATCCGTGTTCTGTCCGAGGATTTCACGCAAACGTGACGGGAGTTCTGCGGCAATTTCCAGACCAGTAAAGCCGGCTCCGGCTACCACGACGGTATTTCGTGAGTCGCTGGCGGGTTTGGCCGCCAGCGACTTGAGATGAGACTCCAGATGGGATGCCGCGGTAATCTGGTCGATATTGAACGCGTGCTCTTGCAGGCCCGGGATAGGTGGGCAGAACAGGCGGCTACCTGCGGCAAGCACCAGGCGGTCATACTGCAGTGGATAGATATCACCGGCATCGCCTACCGGCTTGATTGTTACCACATTATTCTCAACATCAATATTTTCCACCAGGCCGGGAATAAAACGTACGCCCGTCGTGTTAAAAAGGTCCTGCAGCGGGGCTTTCAGGCCTTCTGGAAATTCTTCATACAACCGTGGGCGAACATGCAAAGACGCTTCTGGTGCCACCAGGGCAACTTCAACATCATCACGTCCTTCTTGTTCCAGCAGACGAACCGCGCCCAAAGCACTCCACATACCGGCAAAACCGGCACCAATCACGAGAATACGTGTCGTCATAATTTTTCCTTGTTCTCAATACGTAGTTAGTTTTATCGCTACTGCAGCAACCCGAGAGGGTTGTTCTGAATGCCGCGTCGATAACTACGACTATATAGATCGTAGTTATCGGGCGCAAATATTTTCTGCTGATGAATGAATCGGGCCGGATGAAGATACATGGGAATGAAGCACAGCATCGCTGGGCTATCTGCTTTGCAAATGACTGGCTCGAATGGCTGCGACGTGAACTCACATAATTAGTGGTGATTGTTGCCTGATCAGCCATTCCATCGGCAGTAACATACGAGGCAGGGTGGGGTGATAATGGGCCGTCTAAAGGATCTCGGACAGAGCGTTATGCCGGGACTCTAATGGCTTATGGGTGAGTTTGGTCTCACTACAGCAGATATTTCTACCAGATTTAAAATACCAAACCCATAGCTGACTGCATACTTAGCAAACTCTGTCGCCAGACCTTTTCCCCATGATTCTGTATACAGTGGACTATCTACAGGATGCGTTAAGGTGTTCAGGAACGCAGGTCTAAAATATAGCCTGGACATTCCTAATGAGCCACAATGGGGTGCAGACGAATTCCTGGACCTTCAGGAGTTAATTTATGCATTCATACGAGGACCGGATCCGGGCCGTCGAACATTAGGTGCAATGAGTCCGGTGAAGTACCGGCAGCATCTTGGGATCACAACATAACAGTCCAGAAAAACATCCGCGCAGCCCACAAATAGACATTATCATTGAGCCTTGTCTGGGCCGTTTTTAGAAGTCCGCTTTGTGACTAAATTAAGATGTCCGCACGTGGGTAAGATGCCGGTCGATAACATCCTGAAGGATCCTGAGTCGGTTCACATCGTTCATTGAGAAAAACTCCGTTCCGTATGCCGCCATGAGTCTCATCCTTTGAAAGCAGTGATCGCTGTGGTGAGACTGTAAGTTGGTCAGAGACGGACATCTCAATTTAGCTACTTCAATGTTAGTGCGCATAATGTATATTATGTTAAATGATATGCAGCACCAATAACTTCATCTCACTCATGCAGTTTCGTGTTGCTCACGAACGTCAGTGGATTTTGATGGACATGGTCACCTGTCTGCCATTGTTGATCCCACTCCACTATCACATAGATAATTTGTCAACTCGTTCACTGTCTACGCAGCCTGCTTCGCTACAGGCTCTTAAGTTTTTTTATGATTAGCGAAATCACCACAGCTACTTATTCGCATTTGCTGGTCGATGAATACAAGGACTGCAATAGTGAGCAGCATGAACTGGCTTGTGCGCTTTCACGTTTGCTACCAACGGTCGTCTTTGGTGACCCGATGCAGTGTATCTTCAGCTTCAGCGGCCCTATGCCAGACTGGAACCGTACTATCACTCCTGCTGGGCTAGCTTGCTGTCCGGTGAGTATGACATTTCCCAGCCTATCGGTCTCCTGGTGAACATATCGAGAACAACGTATTGATTTAATGCAACGGTCCATATAAGATTTATCTACAAGGTGATGGTGCTCCACCTTTCCCAACCGCCGGTTTCTTTCAAAACCGGATGATGACGCCTGATATACAGTTGAATTAGTCCTTTTATAGGCATGTATGTCAGGTATCGCTATGAAAAATCAAACCACATTACCGCTTACCTCAGAATCTCTCTCTTTTCAAAGAGATAATCCGATTTATGTCTTCGGCCATCGAAACCCTGACAGCGATGCTATCTGCAGCGCGCTGGTTGTGGCTGACTGGCTTAATTACACCGGTCGTCCCGCAACGCCCTGGCGCCTGGGGGATATCACCCCGGAAACCCGTTACATCCTCAACGTCGCGGGTGTTTCACAACCTGATTTACTCACCGCTGACCTGACCGATAAAACCGTATGGCTGGTTGATTTTACGGATGCGGAGCAAGGACCGTCTTCGCTGATGGACAGCAACGTCATCGGCATCATTGATCATCATCGTATTGGCACCCTAATTACCCGCAACCCACCGGATGTCTGGGTGCGGGCGGTAGGATGCTGCGGAACCGTAATTCTCTCAATTCTGATGCATGACATTCCTATGCCGCTGACTGCCGCTCAGGCTGTGTTGCTGATGGGGGCGATCCTCAGTGATACCGTTGCGCTGACCGGCCCCACCACCACCACTCAGGATCAGGAAGCCGTAGCTGTTTTGCGGGAAATCGCCGGCATCGATTATGACCAGTTTGTGGCCGGACTGCTCCGAGCCAAAACAGATATAACCGGGCAATCCGCGTCGGTTTTACTCAATCGTGACGCCAAAAATTACCGGATCCATGATGTGCCGCTGTTGTTGTCACAAATTGAGGTACGCGACATGGCTGATATTACTCCCCTGTTGCCTGAGCTATTGCAGGAAATGGATAAAACCTGCAAGGACAGTGCGCTGGACATGGTGATCCTGATGGTGACAGACATTACCAGTCGGAACTCCGTTTTGCTTTTTTCTGACCGCAGCCTGACAGGCTCCCGCCAGGTGTCGCTGCCCGGCATGACAAGCCGGAAGAAAGAAATCCTTCCCTGGCTGACAGACCGCTTCGCTTCTTATAAGAGGTGATTTATGCAAATTTACCGGCATGCCTTGTTACTTGTACAGAATGAAACCGATGGTTTGCTGTTGCTTGAGCAGGCAGAACGTCTGGCAAAAGAGATGGGGACCCGTATTACTGTCGGGCATCTCAGCGCTGACTATCGGGAACTGGATTATACCAGTGATTCATTAACCAAAGACCGTCAGTCCCGTGAAGTTATTGATGCAAAGGCTATGCTGAGCCGCCTGGTTGAGTCCAGCAGTATTGATATCAGCGTTAGGTCCATCGTCAGCATCCATCGTTTCCGGGACGTTGAGGCCGTTGTTCAGCATGAAGATATCGATCTGGTCATGCTGGGACATAAAAACCGCCTGTTCGGGGTTTTTTCCTCCTTTTCTTTCGAATTCATCAATCACCTTTCTGTTGATGTTCTGATTAAACATATTCCAGCCCCTTAAAAGAAGGTCAAACTTATGAGCTTTGAAATTGAACGTATCGTCGCAAGAGAAATTCTGGATTCCCGCGGTAACCCGACCGTAGAGGTTGAAGTGACTTCTGTGGGGGGCAGTGTGGCGCGAGCCTCCGTTCCTTCCGGTGCCAGCACCGGGTCCCGTGAAGCCATCGAGCATCGCGATGGTGACAAGACCCGTTTTGGCGGTAAAGGCGTACAGGATGCGGTCCGCTACGTCAATACCGAAATTAACGATGCCCTGCAGGGTTACGATGTACGCCGCCAGAAAGAAATCGACAACTGCCTGATTACCCTTGATGGCACAGAAAACAAAGGCCGCCTGGGTGCTAATGCGATCCTTGGCGTGTCGCTGGCAGTATCCCGCCTGGCAGCACAACTCTCCTCTACCCCGCTCTACCGCTATCTGGGTGGCGTCGGCGCGAATCTGCTGCCGGTTCCCTGTATGAATATCATTAACGGCGGGGTTCATGCCCGCTGGCAAGGCGCTGATTTTCAGGAGTTTATGATTGCACCATGGGGGGCCTCTTCCGTGCGCGAAGCTATTCGCTGGGGTAGCGAGGTCTACCAAACCCTGCGTCAGGTCCTGTTGGAAAAAGGTTTATCCACCGGCGTGGGCGATGAAGGTGGTTTTGCGCCGGCCGTTTCCTCAAACCGCCAGCCGCTGGAGCTGATCGTGGAGGCCATCAACAAGGCGGGATACCGCCCGGGTGAGGATATCGTTATTTGTATGGATCCGGCCTCCAGTGAGTTTTATGCAGATGGCAAATATACCCTTCGTACCGAAAATACCCAGCTCAGTGCTGAAGAGATGACCCGTTACTATGAACAACTGGTGAATGACTTCCCGATTGTGCTGATTGAAGATGGCCTGGCGGAAGATGACTGGGCTGGCTGGCAAATTCTGCATGCTGCCCTGGGCGGTAAAGTTGAGCTGGTTGGTGATGATATCTTTGTGACCAACGTGAAATATATCCAGAGGGGTATCGATGAGAATCTGGCCAACGCCGCATTGATCAAGCTGAACCAGATAGGCACCCTGAGTGAAACTATCGAAGCCGTCCAGTTGTGTCAGGATAACAACTGGGGAACCTTTATTTCGCACCGGAGCGGGGAAACCGTGGACAGCTTCATTGCAGATATGACCGTCGGCCTGCGGGCAGGTCACCTGAAAACCGGTGCACCCAGCCGTGGGGAGCGCATTGAGAAATACAATCAACTGATGCGTATTGAAGATGAATTAGGTGATGCCGCCATCTTTGCCGGTAAAGCCGCTTTCAAAAAACGCTGATTCCGTCACCCTTCCCGTATGCTCAGATACGGGAAGGGGTAAGGTGATCCTGTGAACGGAAAAATACTCATACTGTCAACAGCATCGGGCATCCTGGCAACCCGATCTGCATGTCCTGACGGGAATCCCCGTACTGTATGAAATGAATGAAAAACGGGCCATCACCGCACGTTGTTCCCTTGAATGACGGTCTGATGGTGCTCTGATTTCAGCGAGGTGGTATGTACAAATCATTATTCGCGGTGGTGATAGGCGGATCGATCGGCTGTGTGATCCGCTGGATACTGTCCATGCGGCTCAATGCGCTTTTCCCCAATCTTCCTCCTGGCACCCTGGTGGTTAATCTGGTTGGCGGATTTATCATCGGTATGGCACTGGCCTTCTTTGTCCGGCAGCCTCACCTCGATCCCGCCTGGAAGTTTTTTATTACCACCGGCTTATGTGGCGGAATGACCACCTTTTCCACCTTTTCTGCTGAGGTAGTGGTGTTACTGCAGAATGGCAATTATGCATGGGCTGTCATTTCCGTACTAACGCACGTTACTGGCTCGCTTCTGATGACTGCCGCCGGTTTTTTTGTGATGACACTGTTGTAAGCCATACGCTTAACCGGCGCTATGTCTCCGTCAGACTTTCATTTTATCGGCATAACAACACGCCTGACCCGTCGGGTCAGGTTTTTCCGGAGAAGGATGTATGGAGATGCCCCCTGAGAATAACGTGAAGGGACTTTCCGAAGCCGAGGTGCGGGCCAGGCTGGCGCAATATGGCTACAACGAAGTGCGTGAACAGCCTCCGGGCCAGTTGCGTGCGATCCTCAAACGTCTGTGGGGCCCCATACCCTGGATGCTCGAAATTGCGCTGGTACTCGAAGTGGCTCTGGGGAAGACGATCGAACCCGCCATCATTGCAGGGTGGCTCGCTTTCAGTGCGATCCTTGGCGGCATTCAGGAACGGCGGGCACAGTCAGCACTTGACCTGCTGCGCACCCGGCTGAAAGTTAATGCCAGTGTATGTCGTGATGGCACCTGGCGACTGATACCGGCCCGAGAGCTTGTCCCCGGTGATGGTATCGCCTTAACAGCGGGGGACCTGGTCCCTGCCGATTGTATGATTGATGAGGGAACTGTGGATGTTGACCAGGCGGCCCTGACCGGGGAGTCAACCCCGGAGTCACACAACGAGGGGGATACTCTCTATTCAGGATCGACGATTACGCGCGGAAAGGCGACAGGAACCGTCACCGCCACCGGTACCCGAAGCTACTTTGGGCGTACGGCAGAGTTGGTACGAACGGCCAGCTCTGCCAGCCATCTTGAACAGCTTCTGTTCGCTGTTGTGCGCTATCTTGTGACCATTGATGCCATGCTTGCGGTCATTCTGGCCGTTGTTGCACTCTGGCGCGGTGAAGATTTGTTGCCCCTTGTCCCCTTCTTCCTTGTTCTCATTATTGCGACCGTCCCGGTGACAATGCCGGCAGCCTTTACGGTCGCCAATGCAGTGGAAGCCCGGAGGCTGGCGAATCAGGGGGTACTTGTCACCGGTCTGTCGGCGGTACAGGAAGCGGCAACCATGGATGTGCTGTGTATCGACAAGACCGGTGCACTGACCAGAAACCAGCAGTCAGTTGCCGGCATAGCGGCG includes these proteins:
- the eno gene encoding phosphopyruvate hydratase, giving the protein MSFEIERIVAREILDSRGNPTVEVEVTSVGGSVARASVPSGASTGSREAIEHRDGDKTRFGGKGVQDAVRYVNTEINDALQGYDVRRQKEIDNCLITLDGTENKGRLGANAILGVSLAVSRLAAQLSSTPLYRYLGGVGANLLPVPCMNIINGGVHARWQGADFQEFMIAPWGASSVREAIRWGSEVYQTLRQVLLEKGLSTGVGDEGGFAPAVSSNRQPLELIVEAINKAGYRPGEDIVICMDPASSEFYADGKYTLRTENTQLSAEEMTRYYEQLVNDFPIVLIEDGLAEDDWAGWQILHAALGGKVELVGDDIFVTNVKYIQRGIDENLANAALIKLNQIGTLSETIEAVQLCQDNNWGTFISHRSGETVDSFIADMTVGLRAGHLKTGAPSRGERIEKYNQLMRIEDELGDAAIFAGKAAFKKR
- the crcB gene encoding fluoride efflux transporter CrcB, whose translation is MYKSLFAVVIGGSIGCVIRWILSMRLNALFPNLPPGTLVVNLVGGFIIGMALAFFVRQPHLDPAWKFFITTGLCGGMTTFSTFSAEVVVLLQNGNYAWAVISVLTHVTGSLLMTAAGFFVMTLL
- a CDS encoding MFS transporter; protein product: MPNRFQIPTPLFLFIVLIGAFLGQFDLFVVNVAAPSIQHSLDISDASLELVVAGYAFTFAASLITGGRLGDLYGYRRIYVLGMLAFSLTTLLCALSANGLILITARLLQGGAAGLMIPQVLALLTTSLPADERLPAMGWYGAATGLGSVLGQFAGGALVTWNAFELGWRWIFLVTVPLGLLVACIAWRLLPSGSGHRSRKFDIPGTLGLAGAFGLIIGAFLIYGHRREWVVPALLASSGLILLAITLSHEWRLLRQSGDPVIDIRLFRIPSLWRGLLAICIFMLYFSSFIFLLTNVLQRGLTLSPFLAGLVFVPSGVAFIMSSLLFRRWAAGHQSLAIFIGCCVTAAGLGMAAWGTLFTVSPVWFLLAAVITTGCGNGLILPVLMGFSLRQVPVIHAGMGSALLSTAQQFSSALGISIFGTLFYVMSTSLGLVQAMGWCVLLQIVCLVVVVLMTRTGRKRIHRSALQ
- a CDS encoding universal stress protein, which codes for MQIYRHALLLVQNETDGLLLLEQAERLAKEMGTRITVGHLSADYRELDYTSDSLTKDRQSREVIDAKAMLSRLVESSSIDISVRSIVSIHRFRDVEAVVQHEDIDLVMLGHKNRLFGVFSSFSFEFINHLSVDVLIKHIPAP
- a CDS encoding FAD-dependent oxidoreductase, with amino-acid sequence MTTRILVIGAGFAGMWSALGAVRLLEQEGRDDVEVALVAPEASLHVRPRLYEEFPEGLKAPLQDLFNTTGVRFIPGLVENIDVENNVVTIKPVGDAGDIYPLQYDRLVLAAGSRLFCPPIPGLQEHAFNIDQITAASHLESHLKSLAAKPASDSRNTVVVAGAGFTGLEIAAELPSRLREILGQNTDARVILVDRNSEVGAGLGEGPRPVIIEALTELGVSWKMGAGVAEVSEQGVRLENGEFISTDTVIWTAGARASQLTAQVPAERDNFGRLHVDRNLKVKGLNTIFATGDCALAATDDEGNYAMMSCQHANFLGRSAGHNVAADLLGVKPIPYSQPKYVTCLALGPWGAVYSEGWEREVKLTGAVAGDLKKQINTVWIYPPKGSRDEILAAADPEQQIPDVV
- a CDS encoding UvrD-helicase domain-containing protein — protein: MISEITTATYSHLLVDEYKDCNSEQHELACALSRLLPTVVFGDPMQCIFSFSGPMPDWNRTITPAGLACCPVSMTFPSLSVSW
- a CDS encoding manganese-dependent inorganic pyrophosphatase; this encodes MKNQTTLPLTSESLSFQRDNPIYVFGHRNPDSDAICSALVVADWLNYTGRPATPWRLGDITPETRYILNVAGVSQPDLLTADLTDKTVWLVDFTDAEQGPSSLMDSNVIGIIDHHRIGTLITRNPPDVWVRAVGCCGTVILSILMHDIPMPLTAAQAVLLMGAILSDTVALTGPTTTTQDQEAVAVLREIAGIDYDQFVAGLLRAKTDITGQSASVLLNRDAKNYRIHDVPLLLSQIEVRDMADITPLLPELLQEMDKTCKDSALDMVILMVTDITSRNSVLLFSDRSLTGSRQVSLPGMTSRKKEILPWLTDRFASYKR